Genomic DNA from Panthera uncia isolate 11264 chromosome E3, Puncia_PCG_1.0, whole genome shotgun sequence:
CCTGTGCTGGTCTTCCCATGGCTCAATCTTTGAAATCGATCCAGCAGCCACTTCTCAGCGGCTCTACCCGCTTCCCCGCAGGAGCCTCCCCGGAGGTCTCCCCGATTCATCCtgacccagcccctccccagtccACTCTCCACACAGCAGCAAACCACGTAAACTGGAGCAGATTCCTCTCTGACAGACCTTCTACCATGGCTCCCCGCTTTATTTGCAGCACAAGTAAAATCTTTACGACACCCGGAAAGCTCTCCACAATCCTGCCCCTTGGTTATTTCTCTGATCTACTCACTCCCCCACCTACCCCTCCTTTGCCTCCGACCACACCGACCTCCTTCCTGGTCCCTGAACAAGCCAAACACCCACCCTCCACGGGGCCTTCGCGTTGCCTGTTCTCCCTGGAACACTTTCCCAGAGAGCCGCATGGCTGGTTCTCCTTTCTTTTAAGCCTCTGACCGAATACCGTCCCAGACCAGACCCCCATTAAGTACCAGCTCCTATCTACCCTGGAGTTTCCCATGCTCTTCACCTGGCTCCATGTCTTAGCACTGCCACCGATTTATCGGGTCTATTTTCCCCCGCTCTTGCTAGAACAGGgatttcttgtctcttttgtttaCTACTGCATCTGCAGCACCTAAGACAGCACCTGGTACATAGTTGGTGCTCCAGAAACCCTTGTTcgtcactcattcatttacagaTGCAAAACTGGAGATCTAGAGGGTCAGAGAGACCTGCTCACGGTCACGTGGTTTTTAACTGGTGCAGCCTTGACTGTCCACAACTTTGCCTGTCCCCTGGGACTGCCTGGCATCACAGAACAGCTATGAAAAACGAGACTGGCCTCCAGGAGTCTTCACTCTGAGTCCCACAAGGCTGGTCCTACCCCTCATTTTTCTCCTCACCAAGCCTATGGGCCAGCACTTCTCTGACCTGGCCCTCGGCGCCCGGCCCTGGGTTGGGCCCCCAGAAGCCCTAAATCAATCCCTGGAAGTTTTTGGACCGGCCCCAGCCCCTGTCTTGAGCCTCCCTCAGCTGGCTGTCCTCCTGCCATCCTGGCCCCTCCCTAACATTCCCCAATCAGGGTACCTTGAGTTTCCGGGGCAGGCGGGGCCGTTTCTCCCGCTTGGGCCTCAGGGGGCTGGGCTCGGGCAGCTGCAGGGCCAGGTAGTCGGAAGGGaatggggggtagggggggggaAGCCAGCTGCAGGCAGGAGTCAGGGGGATGGAGATGGGAAATGgagtggatggggtggggggtgaagggaAGAAACGCAAACaggaggaagaatggaaaaacaagagATGGTGATGAGTGTGGCTCCTGAGAACagaaggggaggggacagcagcaGGACTTTGTCCTGAGCTCTGCTCTCCTCAGTCACGTCTGTCCCCCATTCCTACGCCAGAGAGAAGCGGGCAGCCCCGACTCACACCCCTCCAAGGAACGCTTGCTGGTCACACCCAGACAGATGCCCCCAGGGCTGGGCCGGCCTCACCCCTCATGAGGCCCATCTGCCCAAACGATGCCCACCTTCTTCCCAGGCATCTCACTTATACTTCCCACCCTTGACCCCAACTCACCGAGCTCAGGTATGGGGAGGGGGCCCCCGAGGCCTGAAGGGGAAACCCTgttgaaggaggcagggagaggctggagggggaggggacacccCCCAGTGGAGGGCTTCTCTTCCTGGagaaaggacaggggagggggctggtcaGAAGCAGCTAGGAAGCCCAGGTACCCCCcctaccctccacccccagagAAGAATGATGGCTTCTTCTCACCTCTTGGGGGCTGGCGTGTCCGACAACTTGGGTGTTCCCTCTGTCTCGCTGTTATCTGAAGATGCAGTGGCATCTGAGTCTGTGAGGGGGGAGGGCTGATCAGTGGGGCAGCGGGGGGAAGG
This window encodes:
- the INO80E gene encoding INO80 complex subunit E isoform X11; the protein is MNGPADGEVDYKKKYRNLKRKLKFLIYEHECFQEELRKAQRKLLKVSRDKSFLLDRLLQYENVDEDSSDSDATASSDNSETEGTPKLSDTPAPKRKRSPPLGGVPSPSSLSLPPSTGFPLQASGAPSPYLSSVSWGQGWLPPPYPPFPSDYLALQLPEPSPLRPKREKRPRLPRKLKRAHSGCSVEEELALGEAEGRESS
- the INO80E gene encoding INO80 complex subunit E isoform X8: MNGPADGEVDYKKKYRNLKRKLKFLIYEHECFQEELRKAQRKLLKVSRDKSFLLDRLLQYENVDEDSSDSDATASSDNSETEGTPKLSDTPAPKSPLPCPFSRKRSPPLGGVPSPSSLSLPPSTGFPLQASGAPSPYLSSLASPPLPPIPFRLPGPAAARAQPPEAQAGETAPPAPETQDGRGTP
- the INO80E gene encoding INO80 complex subunit E isoform X7, which produces MNGPADGEVDYKKKYRNLKRKLKFLIYEHECFQEELRKAQRKLLKVSRDKSFLLDRLLQYENVDEDSSDSDATASSDNSETEGTPKLSDTPAPKSPLPCPFSRKRSPPLGGVPSPSSLSLPPSTGFPLQASGAPSPYLSSLASPPLPPIPFRLPGPAAARAQPPEAQAGETAPPAPETQESSLWLQCGGRAGSGRG
- the INO80E gene encoding INO80 complex subunit E isoform X9, translated to MNGPADGEVDYKKKYRNLKRKLKFLIYEHECFQEELRKAQRKLLKVSRDKSFLLDRLLQYENVDEDSSDSDATASSDNSETEGTPKLSDTPAPKSPLPCPFSRKRSPPLGGVPSPSSLSLPPSTGFPLQASGAPSPYLSSLPEPSPLRPKREKRPRLPRKLKRAHSGCSVEEELALGEAEGRESS
- the INO80E gene encoding INO80 complex subunit E isoform X10, which codes for MNGPADGEVDYKKKYRNLKRKLKFLIYEHECFQEELRKAQRKLLKVSRDKSFLLDRLLQYENVDEDSSDSDATASSDNSETEGTPKLSDTPAPKSPLPCPFSRKRSPPLGGVPSPSSLSLPPSTGFPLQASGAPSPYLSSLASPPLPPIPFRLPGPAAARAQPPEAQAGETAPPAPETQG